From the genome of Nicotiana sylvestris chromosome 2, ASM39365v2, whole genome shotgun sequence, one region includes:
- the LOC104238404 gene encoding transcription factor bHLH18-like isoform X1 → MDNSSLRWFSRTGEAGAYYSNEKKSVDDFTTQKSTISEDGEIREVSLSPDRDSRHAYSRSNYFNQENKSKVAKFDFSLITPLENQPKMNTNMLSFTNNVDSVPSQQVCKIEAVDEMYLCDSDHKYFQFLNSKSGYDQKDSQATKLGQGQKRERLPSVDQHHIIAERKRREKLSQRFVTLSAILPGLKKVDKASILEQAIRHVKELKEKVQQLEEQEKTRSEKSVMFVNKSQLEEDDHSSSSSAENNNCSSGDADIEVRFSDKNVLIRITCERRNAFVQNIHNEIEKLHLSIVQSCMMSFGKHAIDVTVVAQMDESFCMTLKDLVKHVRIVTARLMTQA, encoded by the exons ATGGACAATTCATCTCTAAGGTGGTTTTCAAGAACG GGGGAGGCTGGAGCCTATTACTCAAATGAGAAGAAATCTGTTGACGATTTCACCACTCAAAAATCCACAATTTCAGAGGATGGAGAAATTAGAGAAGTATCTCTATCTCCAGATAGAGATAGTCGTCATGCTTATTCTCGTTCGAATTATTTCAATCAGGAAAACAAAAGTAAAGTCGCCAAGTTCGATTTTTCCCTCATTACCCCTTTGGAAAATCAGCCTAAAATGAATACTAATATGCTTTCATTTACAAATAATGTGGATTCGGTCCCTAGTCAGCAAGTCTGTAAAATAGAAGCAGTAGATGAGATGTACTTGTGTGATTCAGATCACAAGTATTTTCAATTTCTGAATTCTAAAAGTGGCTACGATCAAAAGGATAGCCAAGCCACGAAATTGGGACAAGGTCAGAAAAGAGAGAGACTTCCTTCAGTTGATCAACATCACATTATTGCAGAGAGGAAGCGCCGAGAAAAACTCAGCCAGAGGTTCGTCACACTTTCAGCAATTCTTCCGGGTCTTAAAAAG GTGGACAAAGCTTCAATTCTTGAGCAAGCAATCAGACATGTGAAAGAGCTTAAGGAAAAAGTGCAACAATTGGAAGAACAGGAAAAGACAAGGTCCGAGAAGTCTGTTATGTTTGTGAATAAATCTCAACTGGAAGAAGAtgatcattcctcttcttcatctGCTGAAAACAATAATTGCTCCTCTGGCGACGCAGATATTGAAGTAAGATTCTCAGATAAAAATGTATTGATCAGAATAACCTGTGAGAGGCGCAATGCCTTCGTCCAAAACATCCATAACGAAATAGAGAAACTTCATCTTTCTATTGTTCAAAGCTGTATGATGTCATTTGGGAAACATGCCATTGATGTCACTGTTGTCGCTCAG ATGGATGAAAGTTTCTGCATGACGCTAAAGGATCTTGTGAAGCATGTTCGAATTGTCACTGCGAGGCTAATGACCCAAGCATAA
- the LOC104238404 gene encoding transcription factor NAI1-like isoform X2, with product MDNSSLRWFSRTGEAGAYYSNEKKSVDDFTTQKSTISEDGEIREVSLSPDRDSRHAYSRSNYFNQENKSKVAKFDFSLITPLENQPKMNTNMLSFTNNVDSVPSQQVCKIEAVDEMYLCDSDHKYFQFLNSKSGYDQKDSQATKLGQGQKRERLPSVDQHHIIAERKRREKLSQRFVTLSAILPGLKKVDKASILEQAIRHVKELKEKVQQLEEQEKTRSEKSVMFVNKSQLEEDDHSSSSSAENNNCSSGDADIEMDESFCMTLKDLVKHVRIVTARLMTQA from the exons ATGGACAATTCATCTCTAAGGTGGTTTTCAAGAACG GGGGAGGCTGGAGCCTATTACTCAAATGAGAAGAAATCTGTTGACGATTTCACCACTCAAAAATCCACAATTTCAGAGGATGGAGAAATTAGAGAAGTATCTCTATCTCCAGATAGAGATAGTCGTCATGCTTATTCTCGTTCGAATTATTTCAATCAGGAAAACAAAAGTAAAGTCGCCAAGTTCGATTTTTCCCTCATTACCCCTTTGGAAAATCAGCCTAAAATGAATACTAATATGCTTTCATTTACAAATAATGTGGATTCGGTCCCTAGTCAGCAAGTCTGTAAAATAGAAGCAGTAGATGAGATGTACTTGTGTGATTCAGATCACAAGTATTTTCAATTTCTGAATTCTAAAAGTGGCTACGATCAAAAGGATAGCCAAGCCACGAAATTGGGACAAGGTCAGAAAAGAGAGAGACTTCCTTCAGTTGATCAACATCACATTATTGCAGAGAGGAAGCGCCGAGAAAAACTCAGCCAGAGGTTCGTCACACTTTCAGCAATTCTTCCGGGTCTTAAAAAG GTGGACAAAGCTTCAATTCTTGAGCAAGCAATCAGACATGTGAAAGAGCTTAAGGAAAAAGTGCAACAATTGGAAGAACAGGAAAAGACAAGGTCCGAGAAGTCTGTTATGTTTGTGAATAAATCTCAACTGGAAGAAGAtgatcattcctcttcttcatctGCTGAAAACAATAATTGCTCCTCTGGCGACGCAGATATTGAA ATGGATGAAAGTTTCTGCATGACGCTAAAGGATCTTGTGAAGCATGTTCGAATTGTCACTGCGAGGCTAATGACCCAAGCATAA